The following are from one region of the Georgenia sp. M64 genome:
- a CDS encoding sugar ABC transporter permease: MSALSELSTLRRQKGARSLSPGEKNDGKYAIFFLGPWFVGLVLIVAGPLVASLYLSFTDYDLLSDPNFIGLENYQRMAEDPRLLASLKVTFVYVFVSVPLQLAAALGLALLLDRGLRGLAIYRSVFYLPSLLGSSVAVAILWRQIFGSNGLINQVLALVGVEGKSWISNPDTALGTLIILNVWTFGSPMIIFLAGLRQIPEMYYEAASIDGASKVRQFISITIPMLTPIIFFNLVLQVIGAFQSFTQSYIVSNGTGGPVDSTLFYTLYLYQRGFAALDMGYASAMAWLLLVIIAGLTAINFYASKFWVFYND; encoded by the coding sequence ATGTCCGCGCTCTCTGAGCTCAGCACCTTACGCAGGCAGAAGGGCGCCCGGAGCCTCAGCCCCGGTGAGAAGAACGACGGCAAGTACGCGATCTTCTTCCTCGGACCGTGGTTCGTGGGTCTCGTGCTCATCGTCGCCGGGCCGCTGGTCGCGTCGCTGTACCTGTCCTTCACGGACTACGACCTGCTCTCCGACCCGAACTTCATCGGGCTGGAGAACTACCAGCGGATGGCCGAGGACCCGCGCCTGCTCGCCTCGCTGAAGGTGACCTTCGTCTACGTCTTCGTCTCGGTCCCGCTGCAGCTCGCCGCCGCCCTCGGCCTGGCGCTCCTGCTCGACCGCGGCCTGCGTGGCCTGGCGATCTACCGGTCCGTCTTCTACCTGCCCTCGCTGCTGGGCTCCTCGGTCGCCGTCGCCATCCTGTGGCGCCAGATCTTCGGCAGCAACGGCCTCATCAACCAGGTCCTCGCGCTGGTCGGCGTCGAGGGCAAGTCGTGGATCTCCAACCCCGACACCGCCCTGGGCACGCTGATCATCCTCAACGTCTGGACGTTCGGCTCACCGATGATCATCTTCCTGGCCGGCCTGCGGCAGATCCCGGAGATGTACTACGAGGCCGCCTCGATCGACGGCGCCTCGAAGGTGCGGCAGTTCATCTCGATCACCATCCCCATGCTCACGCCGATCATCTTCTTCAACCTCGTCCTGCAGGTCATCGGCGCGTTCCAGAGCTTCACGCAGTCCTACATCGTCAGCAACGGGACGGGCGGACCGGTCGACTCGACGCTCTTCTACACGCTCTACCTCTACCAGCGCGGCTTCGCAGCCCTGGACATGGGCTACGCGTCGGCGATGGCGTGGCTCCTGCTGGTCATCATCGCCGGCCTGACCGCCATCAACTTCTACGCCTCCAAGTTCTGGGTCTTCTACAATGACTGA
- a CDS encoding extracellular solute-binding protein translates to MRLNKTNRRGTVLKAAALVMAGSLALSACGQAENLEEDAEGGAAEETSAAGGETAAGGEGEAEIRFSWWGSDTRHQLNQDLIDAFMEEHPDITVVPDYTDWGGYWDKLATQTAGGDTPDVLMQEERYLREYADRGVLADLSEYDIDTSAMDEALVSSGELDGGLYGIPTGVNVRVMMADPQIFEEAGVEMPDDTTWTWDEYHDLMVQIAENTEGYGAQDYGFIEPDLSIWARQHGQALWDENGEIAVDAELIAELWERSLQIIEDGGAPPASEALEIDAGGPEQSLIATNRAAVARFWTNQLEAISSAAGRDLEMLRYPGETEFDRTGLYLKPAMAISMSAETEFPEASATFIDWMLNSEEAGKIILSDRGLPANEDVRAAILPELGEAEQYAAEFIEDVSADIEDAPAPPPVGAGEVAAILARYNEQVLFGQMEPMAAAEAFIEEAASVTG, encoded by the coding sequence ATGAGACTCAACAAGACGAACCGACGCGGCACCGTCCTCAAGGCGGCGGCCCTGGTGATGGCCGGATCGCTGGCGCTGAGCGCGTGCGGCCAGGCCGAGAACCTCGAGGAGGACGCCGAGGGTGGCGCCGCCGAGGAGACCTCCGCCGCCGGCGGCGAGACGGCCGCCGGGGGTGAGGGCGAGGCGGAGATCCGCTTCTCCTGGTGGGGCTCGGACACCCGCCACCAGCTGAACCAGGACCTCATCGACGCCTTCATGGAGGAGCACCCCGACATCACCGTGGTGCCCGACTACACGGACTGGGGCGGCTACTGGGACAAGCTCGCCACCCAGACCGCCGGTGGTGACACGCCCGACGTGCTCATGCAGGAGGAGCGCTACCTGCGCGAGTACGCCGACCGCGGGGTCCTGGCCGACCTGAGCGAGTACGACATCGACACCTCGGCGATGGACGAGGCGCTCGTCTCCTCCGGCGAGCTGGACGGCGGCCTGTACGGCATCCCCACCGGCGTCAACGTCCGCGTGATGATGGCGGACCCGCAGATCTTCGAGGAGGCCGGCGTCGAGATGCCGGACGACACCACCTGGACGTGGGACGAGTACCACGACCTCATGGTGCAGATCGCGGAGAACACCGAGGGCTACGGCGCCCAGGACTACGGATTCATCGAGCCCGACCTGTCGATCTGGGCCCGCCAGCACGGCCAGGCGCTCTGGGACGAGAACGGTGAGATCGCCGTCGACGCCGAGCTCATCGCCGAGCTGTGGGAGCGCTCACTGCAGATCATCGAGGACGGCGGCGCCCCGCCGGCCAGCGAGGCGCTCGAGATCGACGCCGGTGGTCCGGAGCAGTCCCTGATCGCGACCAACCGCGCCGCTGTCGCCCGGTTCTGGACCAACCAGCTCGAGGCGATCTCCTCGGCCGCCGGCCGCGACCTGGAGATGCTGCGCTACCCGGGCGAGACCGAGTTCGACCGGACCGGCCTGTACCTCAAGCCGGCGATGGCCATCTCGATGTCGGCCGAGACGGAGTTCCCCGAGGCGTCGGCCACGTTCATCGACTGGATGCTCAACAGCGAGGAGGCCGGGAAGATCATCCTCTCCGACCGTGGCCTGCCCGCGAACGAGGACGTGCGTGCGGCGATCCTGCCCGAGCTGGGCGAGGCCGAGCAGTACGCGGCCGAGTTCATCGAGGACGTCAGCGCCGACATCGAGGACGCCCCCGCCCCGCCGCCCGTCGGCGCCGGTGAGGTCGCCGCGATCCTGGCTCGCTACAACGAGCAGGTGCTCTTCGGCCAGATGGAGCCCATGGCCGCCGCCGAGGCCTTCATCGAGGAGGCCGCCTCGGTCACCGGCTGA
- a CDS encoding carbohydrate ABC transporter permease: MPDGARPSGEWGGRARSLVKHALLILAGFAMIYPLLWMVASSFKPDALIFREPGLIPSQTTAENYGRGWTALLNPFSHYLMNSFILVAGSVIGNLVSTSLAAYAFARLNFRLRGLWFGIMLMSIMLPIHVIIVPQYVLFSELGWINTFWPLIVPKLLATDAFFVFLMVQFFRGIPKELDEAARIDGAGHIRIFFQIMLPLSLPALATTAIFTFIWTWNDFFGQLIFLTDPDMYTVPIALRTFLDSTGESSWGPMFAMSVISLLPLFLVFLFGQRYLVKGIATTGIK, translated from the coding sequence ATGCCCGACGGCGCGCGCCCCTCAGGTGAGTGGGGCGGTCGAGCCCGGTCGCTGGTCAAGCACGCGCTGCTGATCCTCGCCGGCTTCGCGATGATCTACCCGCTGCTGTGGATGGTGGCCAGCTCCTTCAAGCCGGACGCCCTCATCTTCCGCGAGCCCGGCCTCATCCCGAGCCAGACCACCGCCGAGAACTACGGCCGCGGCTGGACCGCCCTGCTCAACCCGTTCAGCCACTACCTCATGAACTCCTTCATCCTGGTGGCCGGGTCGGTGATCGGGAACCTCGTGTCCACCTCGCTGGCCGCCTACGCCTTCGCGAGGCTGAACTTCCGGCTCCGCGGGCTGTGGTTCGGGATCATGCTCATGTCGATCATGCTGCCGATCCACGTCATCATCGTCCCGCAGTACGTGCTGTTCTCCGAGCTCGGCTGGATCAACACCTTCTGGCCCCTGATCGTGCCGAAGCTGCTGGCCACGGACGCCTTCTTCGTCTTCCTCATGGTCCAGTTCTTCCGGGGCATCCCCAAGGAGCTGGACGAGGCGGCCCGAATCGACGGGGCGGGCCACATCCGGATCTTCTTCCAGATCATGCTCCCGCTCTCGCTGCCGGCGCTGGCGACGACGGCGATCTTCACCTTCATCTGGACGTGGAACGACTTCTTCGGCCAGCTGATCTTCCTCACCGACCCGGACATGTACACCGTCCCGATCGCGCTGCGGACGTTCCTGGACTCCACCGGCGAGAGCTCGTGGGGACCGATGTTCGCGATGTCGGTCATCTCGCTCCTGCCGCTCTTCCTCGTGTTCCTCTTCGGCCAGCGCTACCTGGTCAAGGGGATCGCGACCACGGGGATCAAGTAA
- a CDS encoding DUF6807 family protein — MVDAAVPEPARPLRVAVVGAMGYGVNHLRALRGLAAEGRAVLVAVVDRRPLEGEAAELAGDAAYHQDLADVLAVDPPDIVTIATPIPSHAPLATAAMRAGCHVLLEKPPTASLAAYEELLAVARETRRACQVGFQANGSSAYAVIDEVVADEEIGEVTGIGVVGTWVRPTSYFERAPWAGRRRLDGVDVVDGVVTNPLAHAVAAALRIDGSTRAEDVAVVEAELFRANDIEADDTSSVRIITTGGRKIALGLTVCAAEASEPRVIVHGTDGQVVFRYKTDEVDVDGVSGRRTVTCTTTPLLTNLVDHLHDADVPLLSSLEDAGAFMRVLEAVRTADEPAPIPAALVDWREGEEGRHVVVHDVEHWCARVADELRTFTTLGAPWAPAHAALARLTVDGADVATYVDGAGTSALDSPRPHLHPVRTLAGVCVTDVAPSDHTWHAGVGLAVQDVDGNNLWGGRTYLPGRGYTWRPDHGRITHEGWVEPPTGAVQPDVGGAEPATGAEASTGRAVEGLAWRGHDGTVLLTETRTLTWTAAPEGWELGVESVLTADGAPVTLGSPGTNGREGGGYGGFFWRLPSCTDVDVHTPEAAGEEAVHGTVAPWLAWSASTSGGNFTLVLAGATSETAADPWFVRVSGYPGIGSALAWEEPVVVTPGKPLTRAFRVLVADGRLSGEAVASAGARLATGASAPA; from the coding sequence ATGGTTGATGCCGCCGTACCCGAGCCCGCCCGCCCTCTGCGCGTCGCCGTCGTCGGAGCGATGGGCTACGGCGTCAACCACCTGCGCGCCCTGCGCGGGCTCGCCGCCGAGGGTCGGGCCGTCCTCGTGGCGGTCGTCGACCGCCGTCCGCTCGAGGGCGAGGCCGCGGAGCTCGCCGGCGACGCCGCCTACCACCAGGACCTCGCCGACGTCCTGGCCGTCGACCCGCCCGACATCGTCACCATCGCCACCCCCATCCCGTCCCACGCCCCGCTCGCCACGGCGGCGATGCGGGCCGGGTGCCACGTCCTGCTGGAGAAGCCCCCGACGGCCTCCCTCGCCGCGTACGAGGAGCTGCTCGCCGTCGCCCGGGAGACCCGCCGTGCCTGCCAGGTCGGTTTCCAGGCCAACGGCTCGAGCGCCTACGCCGTCATCGACGAGGTCGTGGCCGACGAGGAGATCGGCGAGGTCACCGGCATCGGTGTCGTCGGTACGTGGGTGCGGCCGACCTCCTACTTCGAGCGCGCCCCGTGGGCCGGGCGGCGGCGCCTCGACGGGGTCGACGTCGTCGACGGTGTCGTGACCAACCCCCTCGCCCACGCCGTCGCCGCGGCCCTGCGGATCGACGGCTCCACGCGCGCGGAGGACGTCGCCGTCGTCGAGGCCGAGCTCTTCCGCGCCAACGACATCGAGGCCGACGACACCTCCTCCGTGCGGATCATCACCACCGGCGGGCGCAAGATCGCGCTCGGGCTGACCGTGTGCGCGGCCGAGGCGTCCGAGCCGCGCGTCATCGTCCACGGCACGGACGGCCAGGTGGTCTTCCGGTACAAGACCGACGAGGTGGACGTCGACGGCGTCTCGGGCCGGCGCACCGTCACGTGCACGACGACGCCGCTGCTGACCAACCTCGTCGACCACCTCCACGACGCCGACGTCCCGCTCCTCAGCTCGCTGGAGGACGCCGGCGCGTTCATGCGCGTCCTCGAGGCCGTGCGCACCGCCGACGAGCCGGCGCCGATCCCGGCCGCACTGGTGGACTGGCGCGAGGGCGAGGAGGGCCGCCACGTCGTCGTGCACGACGTCGAGCACTGGTGCGCGCGGGTGGCGGACGAGCTGCGCACCTTCACCACCCTCGGTGCGCCGTGGGCGCCCGCCCACGCCGCGCTCGCCAGGCTGACCGTCGACGGGGCCGACGTCGCGACCTACGTCGACGGCGCCGGCACGTCGGCGCTGGACAGCCCCCGCCCTCACCTGCACCCGGTACGCACCCTTGCCGGGGTGTGCGTCACCGACGTCGCGCCGTCGGACCACACGTGGCACGCCGGCGTCGGGCTGGCGGTGCAGGACGTGGACGGCAACAACCTGTGGGGCGGGCGCACGTACCTTCCCGGGCGCGGGTACACCTGGCGGCCCGACCACGGCCGGATCACCCACGAGGGGTGGGTGGAGCCGCCGACAGGTGCGGTGCAGCCTGACGTCGGGGGCGCCGAACCGGCCACCGGCGCCGAGGCCTCCACGGGCCGCGCCGTCGAGGGCCTCGCCTGGCGGGGTCACGACGGCACGGTGCTGCTCACCGAGACCCGCACCCTGACGTGGACCGCGGCGCCGGAGGGCTGGGAGCTCGGCGTGGAGTCGGTGCTCACCGCCGACGGAGCCCCCGTCACGCTCGGCTCACCGGGCACGAACGGTCGCGAGGGCGGCGGCTACGGCGGTTTCTTCTGGCGGCTGCCGTCGTGCACCGACGTCGACGTGCACACCCCTGAAGCCGCCGGCGAGGAGGCCGTCCACGGCACGGTCGCCCCGTGGCTGGCGTGGTCGGCGAGCACGTCCGGCGGGAACTTCACGCTGGTCCTGGCGGGCGCGACGTCCGAGACCGCCGCCGACCCGTGGTTCGTCCGCGTCTCGGGCTACCCGGGGATCGGCTCGGCCCTGGCGTGGGAGGAGCCCGTGGTGGTGACGCCGGGCAAGCCCCTGACTCGCGCGTTCCGGGTGCTCGTCGCGGACGGACGGTTGTCCGGCGAGGCGGTGGCCTCCGCCGGTGCGCGCCTGGCGACGGGGGCGTCCGCGCCGGCCTGA